In the Harmonia axyridis chromosome 3, icHarAxyr1.1, whole genome shotgun sequence genome, one interval contains:
- the LOC123676400 gene encoding fatty acyl-CoA reductase wat-like: MSLIRNEIEYPPRTYKTVKQLALPENKNISIADIDSITKIHEKVHASVEGSKIVEFYNGKSIFLTGGTGFIGKLMTEKLLRTCTGIETLYLLVRPKRGKNAESRLDDTFDDEIFSELWKAQPKFRHKVVPIQGDITLPSLGMSNEDRNKLIQNVNVIIHGAACVRFDEPLKRAATVHIFGTKEIMTLAQQCKNLVSLVHISTAYSQCAHKEIKEELYDPVYLTEPFLKMIETNSEKYLEKHQDTILRGWPNTYSFTKALAEYTVQSMANNIPAAICRPGIVTSTYKEPLRSWIDNLYGPMGAIVGAGTGIMRTFHLDEEKIADLIPGDFVANGVIAAGYQNQFNEKGVIKVYNNISSAQNPITWGDFTNLAVYYGLQNPTVKSIWYYCNTLNKNRYIHFLFEFFLHLIPALLIDGYLLLVGRKRRMVNIYKKIHKFSLLLSYFSLREWKMHNENLQKLWNNLSDKDKEIFEFSMAPEDFNWNSYISILGGGVRLYLLKDKMETIPAAKRKYRRLYYLHNAFKGVCLLIALKLLMSVVNIAMSIFSSS, translated from the exons ATGTCGCTCATACGAAATGAGATTGAATATCCTCCAAGGACTTATAAGACAGTGAAACAGTTGGCTCTTCCAGAAAATAAGAACATAAGTATCGCCGATATTGATTCTATTACTAAGATCCACGAAAAGGTACATGCATCGGTGGAAGGCAGTAAG ATTGTCGAATTTTACAATGGCAAATCGATTTTTCTGACTGGTGGCACCGGGTTTATAGGCAAATTGATGACAGAAAAACTGCTGAGAACATGCACAGGCATCGAGACTCTATATTTACTTGTACGACCAAAAAGAGGTAAGAACGCGGAGTCAAGATTGGACGACACATTCGATGATGAG ATTTTCTCTGAGCTCTGGAAAGCACAGCCAAAATTCAGACACAAAGTTGTTCCTATACAAGGAGATATCACACTACCGTCTCTAGGAATGAGTAACGAAGATAGGAACAAGCTTATTCAAAAT GTCAACGTCATTATTCATGGTGCTGCATGTGTACGTTTTGACGAACCGTTAAAACGAGCGGCTACTGTTCATATTTTTGGAACCAAAGAGATCATGACTTTAGCGCAGCAATGCAAAAATTTGGTATCTCTGGTACACATCAGCACTGCCTACAGCCAATGTGCCCATAAGGAGATAAAAGAAGAGCTTTATGATCCCGTATACTTGACTGAACCATTCTTGAAGATGATCGAGACAAATTCTGAGAAATATCTTGAAAAACATCAGGATAC AATTTTAAGGGGATGGCCAAATACTTATTCATTCACTAAGGCCCTAGCAGAATACACAGTTCAGAGTATGGCAAATAATATACCCGCCGCCATTTGTAGACCAGGTATAG TAACATCTACATACAAAGAACCTCTTCGAAGCTGGATTGATAATCTTTATGGTCCAATGGGAGCAATTGTAGGTGCTGGAACTGGTATCATGAGAACTTTTCACTTGGATGAGGAAAAAATTGCAGATCTCATTCCGGGTGATTTTGTTGCTAATGGAGTTATTGCTGCTGGGTATCAAAACCAGTTCAATGA aaaaggtGTCATAAAAGTCTACAACAACATATCGTCTGCGCAAAATCCTATTACATGGGGTGACTTTACCAATTTGGCTGTATATTATGGTCTCCAAAATCCAACAGTGAAATCGATTTGGTATTACTGCAATACATTGAACAAGAACAGATATATACATTtccttttcgaattttttctacatttgatACCAGCCCTATTAATTGATGGATATCTGCTACTAGTAGGGAGAAAAAGACG AATGGTGAATATTTACAAAAAGATCCACAAATTCAGCCTCTTGCTCTCGTACTTCTCATTGAGGGAATGGAAAATGCACAACGAAAACTTACAGAAATTGTGGAACAATTTATCTGACAAGGAtaaagaaattttcgaattcagtATGGCTCCAGAAGATTTCAACTGGAATAGTTACATTAGTATTTTAGGTGGTGGTGTCAGACTGTATCTACTAAAAGATAAGATGGAGACCATCCCTGCAGCTAAAAGAAAATATAGGAG gtTATACTACCTCCACAACGCATTCAAAGGTGTTTGTCTTCTAATTGCTTTGAAGCTATTGATGAGTGTTGTCAATATCGCCATGAGCATTTTCAGTTCCAGTTGA